Part of the Halorhabdus utahensis DSM 12940 genome, ACGCTGGCGACGGACATCCAGATGGCCGAGGGCGTCCTGGCGAAAGTCCGTGGGCTCCGGTTTCGTCGATCGCTTCCCGACGACTACGCGCTCGTGTTTCCGTTCGGGCACGCGGGCCGGCGGGACATCGACATGCTGTTCGTCCGTACTTCGATCGACGTGCTCTGGATCAGCGACAATCGCGTCCAGCAGGTCAAGACACTCCGGCCCTGGATCGGCTTCGGCCTGGCACGCGCCGACTGCGTCATCGAGTTGCCGCCCGGCGTGGCCGATGGCGTCGAAGCAGGCGACCGGGTCCTCGTCGAATCCGAGGACTCCTGACCGCTGGAGCGCTCACCTGTGGCAGTCTGTGTCGTTCCGAGATCAATATCTTCATGAACGTCGAGCACATTCATGCAACTACAATGTCGGAATATCCGACGAGCGAGGATAGAGGAAGTCGCCGCAAGGCGACTGGGCGCGAAATTCTCCCAGCGTAGCGAGGACCGAATTTTGCCAGGATTGTTCGGCGAGCACCCGGCGACCCAGTCACTCGAGTCGCTCTCTGACGTCGGGCTGCTCGATACGACGCTTCGAGACGGTGAACAGGCCCCCGGGGTATCGCTGTCGCCCGCGGAGAAAGCACACATCGCCAGAGAACTCGACGCCGCCGGTATCGACGTGATCGAGGCCGGCAGCGCCGTCACCGGGCCGGGCGAGCGAGAGACGATTCGCCGCGTGACGGAGCTGGATCTCGACGCGACGATCACGAGTTTCGCCCGCAACGTCGAGGGTGACGTCGATCTTGCCCTGGAGACCGGTGTCGACGGGGTGCACCTCGTCGTTCCAGCCAGCGATCGCCACATCGAGGGGAAACTCTCGGCCACCCGCGAGGATGTCATCGCCGACACCGCTGACCTCGTGGCGTACGCGACCGATCACGACCTCTGGGTCGAGGTGATCGGCGAGGACGGCTCCCGGGCCGACCTGGATTTCCTCGAGGAACTCATGGGTGAAGCCCTCGATGCCGGCGCGGATCGGGTTTGCTACGCCGACACCGTCGGCCACGCCACGCCCGACCGGACGCTGGATGCCGTCTCGCGGCTGGCCGATCTCGGCCCGACGAGCACCCACACTCACGACGACCTCGGGCTTGCGGTCACCAACGCCCTGGTCTCGCTGGCGGCGGGTGCC contains:
- a CDS encoding DUF192 domain-containing protein, yielding MRVVHEPADGDETRTLATDIQMAEGVLAKVRGLRFRRSLPDDYALVFPFGHAGRRDIDMLFVRTSIDVLWISDNRVQQVKTLRPWIGFGLARADCVIELPPGVADGVEAGDRVLVESEDS